TTGGACGCTGCTCCTGGCAGACTGCTACTCAAGAAGCCACCTTGTGGGGAGCAGAGAACTGCGGCCCAGAACTGCCGGAGCTCCTGAGGCAGTTGGGAACCCAGCAAGGGTCCAGGGAGAGGACAATTTGGGTACAGAGACCTCTAAGGACCGACAATGTCATGCAGGAGAATCCTGCGAGAGCAGGAGAGTCCCAGGGCCAAGCCTGTGGCAGGGGCTGCAGCAAGAGGCTGCTAAGGCCCAgaaggggtcatggtccccatccATGGTGGAACCTGGAGCTCCCGCCCCCAAACTGTACACTACAGATAggtaagtaaatacaattaagcctgtgcatactttgcttactggttaatctgcccctgtatGTACCTCCAAAATTTGAGTTGGAATCTTTACCCTTGTACCTGTGTGATCCTGTGTGGAAATAAGGTTTTATGTTTATGAGGCCACGACAGCATAGGGTTATGTCCTAATCACTTCCGAGTTATAAACAGATTAGACATACACAGGGgcacatactggggaagacagatgccatatgaggatcgccaaggaaccaaggaacgcccaggactactgacaaggaaggaatcaatgtGGCCAAGACTCTGAGAAGACAAATCTATTTCTTCAAGCCTCCTActtatggtatttgtgttacagcagcctaAGACAGAGTCCAGTGCAGGACAGACACTTCTGTGGTCTTGGGGCCTGTTAGCTGGACTCCAGGTGTCTGAGTAACTGGTCCTGTTCCCAACTCCAAGTTCAGAAAAGGACCTGGACCCAACTAGGCTGCCAGGAGAGGCTGAGAGTGCCAAGAGAAGTCTATGTTGATGCCAATTACAAAGCCCGAGGTCTCACCCTGTGGCTCAGAGGGCATATTGTAAGGTCCAAGTCTGGTGAGGGGCTCCCAGCTCAGATGAGGGTCCGTCATGCCTCCTCTAGCTTCCATGTGGAAGCACTTCAGCTGAGACCCTCACTCATCAGCTGTTGGCAACCACAATTGTACTCCTCTGCGGTGGGAATTTTGGGGGGTCTGGAAGATTGTGACTCCACACCTCCGCTGGTCATCCTTACCCATCGGATTAAATGACTCTGATTTACCCAGGCGGTGTCTTACCATGGACGTTTGTCAATATGGTGGCCATGCGCCTGGCTACACTCCCAGTCCTACTGACATCCCTAAAAAGTGCCATTTTCTCTGCCCATGCTGTAGCAGAAGGGTCTGCTGAGCCACTATGCCAAGCTGCGGTTTCATTCTCAGGAGTAAGAGGCAGAGGGGCACATGGGTGCCAGTTCATCTGGGTAGCACAGAGGTGAAGGCCCGGTTGGGGCCACAGTTGCTAGGTAAGAGCAGCCTCCATCCTCTCCAACAATCGAGCACATCCAGCAGGTATGCATTCAGTTCCTTCCCCGCGGCAGGCCCTGTTCCTCAGGGGAGCATGGCAGGGTGGTGACAATGGCCACTTGCCACAAACCTGAGAAACTATGGCCCCTTGTCCAGCTCTGAGGGCCATTTCTGCAGCGTACAGCTACGTATCGATTCACAAGATATTATTCTTGTCATTCAACCTTCCTGAAATTTGTCACTGCCCATTAAAAGCTGAAGTTTCATGAAAAGTATAGTCTAGATGAGAGGCCAGCAAAGATGGCACCCTGAGGCTCATCCATGCACCCTTCCCTCTGCAACCCCACTGGCCCAATCCTGCCCTCTGAACTCAGGCCCAGAACAACTGCCCACACACCTCCATGGCTAGTCTGCAGAGCAACACCTTACTGCAGCCCTCTGTTCTCCCCAATCACTGAAGCTGCTAGGCAGGACTGTCGCTGGCTAAGGACAGAGGAAACACTTTTGTGTATGCCACTCAGGCCCCTCGGCTCAGCAAAGCTTTTTCATGCCCTGGATTGGGCAGTGCCTGACAGCGTGGTTTCCCAAGCCTTTAGTGGTGTGCTGCAGACCCTGCCTGAGGACAGGTTACCAGTAGTAAGCTCCTGGGTTGCTCTTGCATCGTCTCACAAACATCTGGAAGCTTCCGGCCACATCCCAGATGACCACTGCTCCAGGAACATTCTTGGTGCTTCAGGAAACCGCCCTAGACAGTTTCTGAAATGACTGCATGAAGCCATTCTGGTGAACACTGCCCCCTTGTGGCCACATCCACACCTTACTGGGAGTCCGCTATACCTTCAGTGGATGAGACCTCCATAGGGGCAGGGGTGAATCCTCAACCTGGAGGGCAAACCTAAGCACAGGATGGTTTGGGGGACACTGGAGGCCTCAGGGAGCAGAAGGTAAAAGGCAGGAGGCACAGCCAAGAGTAAGAGCAGGTGAGGCGCTTCATGCCGACACCCTTGCAGGGTTGTCCACCACCAATTACAGAGGTGTGGGGTAACTGCAGGGGGAAAGAGGGACTTAGAAAGGGGAGGAGATGGTGTCCTTAGGCCTATTCTGAGGCCCTTCCTCCCAGATGTCACAGACACGGAATTTTCTGGAAGCCACTCTGGGAGGCAAACAGTGTGCTGTCACCAGCAGAGTCTCCAGCAGCAAGGAATACCAGACGCTCTGCTGCCCCCTACCCACCCTGGGGCACAGGTTAGGGGCAATGGCAATCTCCCACCCACTCACATGAATGAGACAGTTACTGGCCAACACCCAAGTGTTGTAGTGTagcttggttttatttatgtccacaaatatttcaaaaaaaattacaaaatactcAAATGGAGAGAACACAGAAGTCACAATTTCTGGGTGTCTACTCTGTTTACACTGTGTCATCTCATGGCAAACTactcatatatatacatttagcTTCAGATATATATAAACGCAGCGAGCCAGAGTGTACACTCtgctctgctgctgctgcagtgGAGCACGAAGCTCAACCTCGACGATACTGAACAAGATACGTACGAAACACAGAAAAGCCAACCCAAAACTTcaaacaaaaggaaggaaaatccAAAAGGAAACCAACAGTCGGGGCTGAAAGACACCGTGAGGGTCCGGGGCCATCCTAAACAACTGCCGCTGATCAGGGAAGGGGtccaggtttggattttttaagTGGAAGAATCTAAGTGCTTCACCTTGGGATATGGGgagaaaaccaaaacctaacaagAAAACACCTTCAGACAGTTTTCAAGTACAGACTGCAGAGTACTTCACTCTCttgtcttctttggaaaaatggatGCTGGAGAGAGGAGGCGATGAAGGGTTCACTAAATGGTGGCCAGTGTGCTCCACCAGAAAAGAACGAGGGACGGAGAGCAGGTGGGTGGTGATGGCACAGGCGTCTGGAGCCGCGGGAGCCATGGGAACACAGTTTCCCACCCAGAGTCCTGCGTGGCACCACCTCAGTCAGAGCAGCAGAACCAACTTCCCTGATGGCCGCCACCACCACCCAGAGGGAAAACCACCGCCTTCATGCCAGTGAGGCCAGAAGTTTGATGATCAAGGGTTAATTTGAACTTGCCTCCCTTAAGGAGCTTAAGTTAAGGCAAAAATggaatgagagaaaagaaaaaactacaaATATTTTCAACAGATAAAACCACCCTCTCTGTATCCCCACTGAAACCAACCATGGTGATAACAGAAACTGGAAATGCCCCTGATGCAGGTTTGAATCCAGAACCTGAATCAAGAGCCAATACCTGCTGGTTTCTTCCTGCCCCCATGCAGCTGGGGCCCTGGGCTCACCTCGTGTCCACTGACCCACAAGTGTCTCTCTCATGGTCCGACAATTCTTTGAAACGACCACCATATACAACTGTTTACAACGGCAGAAATAGCCCTCAAGAATCTGAGAGAAAAGGAACGGAAGAGGTCATGCCCGGGTGGAAAGCGTGACCACAGATGCAGACATCCCAGCATCTCCCCACCCTCTGCTTGGGCGAAAGTGCATGTTAGCAACTGGAAAGGAGAGGGAGGCCCTCTCTCACCAGGACAGCTGTGCTCTCAAGGGCCTGCCCCCTAAAAAGTGGAACCTCCGAGGTGGAGGAAGCCTGCTTTCTAACTCCACATTTGCAGCTAGGACTCTTGTTCCTACTTCCAGGATGAAGCTTGGGACTCAGCCGGTTTCCCAGGTGGGTTGCCTGCTCCTGGGGCAGAAATACAAGCTGCCACCCACACATCAACTGCAAGGTCTCAACTCGCTCAAAAGCAGTCTGGGTCTATGGCAAGGATGACTGGGTGTGTGTCCTCGCCTCAAGAACATCCGAATGATGACGTGCGTTCATCCTACTACTGCCCTAAAGGCAGACTTCGAACAGATTCCTTTGGCAAACATGTGTCCCGGGTCTTTCATGTGCTGAGTTATTTGTATGGAATCATTGTCTTTAACTTTCTAGAATGTTTATGAAATTTTCATAGTATTAAAAGAGAACTCATCCAGAACAATCAAATATGTATGCATAGAAATCTATAAGGAAATCTACAAccagacacacacaaacatgtgctttctagcccacagagaaagaaccaAGGTGACACCgggaaaagaaaacagacattTAACTCCTGCATGGCTGGTGCAAAATGAAAGGGGTTCAATCTAACAGACGTCTGCACCACTGGCAAAGCACACGCTAGGAACAGACAGAAGCGAAAAATCAAAGCAGCCAAACAAAGACACAGTTTGTAACACTGTCCCTGCAAACCCCTGGATGCTCACTGTTGTGCCGGCATCTAGTCCCAAGCTTCTGCCCACTTGTAATTAGTAACGCCCATCTGCTCCCTTTAATTAAAGGGATAATTATATataactttttattaaaaaatcaacTCTGTATTCTGTCAATAGCTGGTAGGAATTCACAATTAGTGACATGGCTGGAAAAAAATAGATGAGAATAGTAGTTtgtgggaggggaaaaaaaaaggctgttctaaaattatttatttacagaCTTAAAAAGCCATGCTGCAGAACTTTCTCAAATTATGAAGATTTCCTACAATGTATTAAAATAAAAGATTTCTTAAAAATTATAGTTCTTGGATTCCAAATTCATATATGCCGCCTGTCTGCAAACCTTGTGGGTTTTGGAACACACGTAACTGAGTGTGTCTGCACGCACAGTGAAGGGTGTGAAGTGGATTCTAGCACCTACTGAGAAactaaggaaggaagagaaaactaAAGCCAAACCCCAAGATTGCAGGGAAGGTTTCTGAATGGTCAGTCCAGTCCAGGACTCACTAAGTTTCTGGGGACTGTCATGCAGGGAGACCCAAACCAGTCTCAAGGAATCCTCTCTACAAACGAACACTAGGATGCTGATACATTTTTAGTTGTggggtttttaaatatataaagaaatctttAGAAGATAATTCTTTTTGCTTTTGCAGCTCCTATTGTATGTAAAAAGTCCTGTTTCTTCCCCCAAGAACTGGGGTTTCCACAGCCAGCGTTAACAAATAAATAACTTATAACTGCTTGTCACCTTCTTTCTTCAGtcgactggaaaggaagaaaagggtaCTCAGCATCAGGCCTGGACAGGTGCCGAGCAGGTGGCTCGAGGGTCCCCAACCCTGCCCTAAGTGGCCTCCTGCATAAGTGACTGgccctccccctctcccttcaGGGTGGCCACTGCCCTCTGGGCTCTCTGTGACCAGCGTGGGTGGGGGCTGTTATCTGGCTGGGCCAGTGGCCAGCTGCACACATGCAGCGGCTGCCTCATGGGAAGGACCCCTGCCTTGGGGCCCGTATGACTCACCTGTAATAATCTTCCTGACTTGGTAGGTGGCCGCCATGCATGTGGGGGTGTCCGTGCAGCCACTGCTGCTCCATGGCCAGTCTCTGCAGCTCGGCCGACTGGGCATGCATGGCCTGCAGCTGGTGGGCTGCTGACATAGGGGGCGGGATGGCCCCCGGCAGGTCTCGAGGGTAGGGGGTACCTGCCAGACACACAACAGCCTCTGCTACAGGaatggcatggcatggcatggctGGCTAGGACAGCCTGCCCACCACCTCTGCACCACTGGCTGTGGACGGTCCAGCCAGTCCTCCCCAGGCTCTGCAGAAAGGGGCCATGACAGCAGAGCCCCTAGGTTCCCCCTGCTGGGACTCCCCAATCCCCCAGGCCACCTGGGCTCCCTTCTCCTCCTTCAGGCCTCAGATGAAGACAGCCTTTCCCCTGCACCCTCAAGTAAACCAGGCGCCTCTGTGGCTCTCCCATTTTACATGCTCATCTCCCTGGCTCTCATCATGCTGCTTTGTCATCTACACAGCTCCCCCTGGAGGGGGCAGAGTTGGCCTGTCTTGCACACTCACGAGGTGCCAGTCAGTATGTGTTTGAGTACACCAATGATTAGCCGAGGGCAAGGGACCCGACCACTACCCCAACTCCACACTGGATCCTACCCCTCCCCGTGTCGACCCAAGTCTCACCCACGTCCCCTGAGTACAGCAGGTGAATTCTTACCAAACACTGGATGACGAAGCATCTCGTGCTCATGAGGCGGCTGTCCAAGAAGAGGGTTGGGGAGGGTGCCAGGGGGGTAGGGGAAGCGAGCCAGGTGTGGGCCTGCGGTCAAGGGGTCAACCAGTGGGTGTACAGGGCCTGCAGAACCTAGAAAAGGACAAAACCCCAGATGCAGGCGGTGCCCAGCTTGGGGGTCTCAGCACTCCACCCTCCTTGGCTGGGATTCCTGCTGAGCTCCTTCTCACCAACCCTGGTCACCAGGGCTGCAAGCACCATTTGGCTGCCAGCCACCCTCATCTAAAGCAGCTGCTCCTGTGGCTCACCTTCAATGAGTGCTCCAGAAAGGAGACCATGTAAACTGCATTTCTTCCTCTCGTTTCTGAGTGCCCCCTAAAGGCCACGATCCCCTGCTGGTTGTAGAGAGCCTTGCCTGCCTGCCTGACCTGTAACGTGTTCAAGTCTCTGCCCAGCCAGTGTCCCTAGCCCCCAGAGCTGCCTCCTGGTCCTTCACCCTCAGAGCCCAAAGGACCCACAGAATGTGTGGGGCCGGCAGGGCTGGTCTGCTGCTGCCTGATGCTGTTGGCAGGGGCTAGGCTCCGCAGTTCCCCTTGCTGGCAGCAAATCTTGTGGTCCTCCTTTCAGAATGCCACTCTTCCTCACCATCTCCTGCCCTAATCCTCTGTTCCAGGTGCCACCAGCCCTGGAAATGGTGTCTCCTccccttcttcctgccttctttccaGTCACACCCTCTCGTTGGTCCTGGGCAGCCAGCAAGCTctggcctcagggcctttgctgttGTTCTTCCTCTGCATGAAGACGCTTTCTCCTCAGACCGCAGACTCATCCCCTCACCCTTCAAGTCTTGGTTCAAGTGTTACCGCTGGGGGAGGCTGTCCTGAATGTCCCTCCCCACACCCCACGGGATGTCTGCCCTGTTCTCGCCCCAGCTTTATTTCCCTCCAGAAGACTTAGCACTGGTCACAAGCTGACATCTATTTACTGTCTCCTGAAGCTGGAAGGTAAACCTGGATGGGGTTCTGCTGTATCTCCAACACCCAGAACTGAGCTGGGCAGGCCACGGTGCTcaaaaaacatgctgagtgaatgaGTGATAAGCAAGTACAAGAGCCGGCAATGGACTACTGGCCCTCATGTGGCATTACGGCACACCTGCTGGTTACAACAGCACCTAAAAGGCCAGCACAGGTGTCATCGCGCTCTCTGCAGCCTGTCCTACAGATTGggccctgcctcctgccccacTCGCCTCAGCAAGCGCAGGCCACTTCTTGCCACCCTGACGACCTTCTCCACAGGGCCTAGGCTGCCCGGCACAGGGCCAAGAACCTGAGCTAGAGACAGGCGTGCCACTGGGCCCAGGGAACTGCCAGCCAAAGGCCCTGGGTTAGGGGCATCTCTGGGGACTCAAAGAGACAAAGGCTATCTGTGAGTCAAGCAGAAGTACGATTTCTAGGTGGATGAATGACTATTCTAAGGCCGGTCAGGAATCAGGTGATGGTTCAGGAACACATCTCTGCCCCTTTGAGAGCAACTCCATCTCTGGGCAGGCTCCTGACCTCCCCACTCCCAACCTACTTCACCACAGAGCGCCCCACACTAGGGCACCCACCTTGATGGAGTGGGTCCtgctggtggaggtggaggtgtgagtggatgtgggagtgctggtggtggtgtGGCGTCACGTTGAACATCTGCAGCCGCGCCAGGGGGTCGCTGGTCAGTGAGGCCATGCGCTCAGCGTGGATCCGCTCAGCTGCCAGTCTATCTGGGTAGCTCATTTCAGGCCGAAGCTGGGGGCCTGCCAGGGCCAGTCTCTCCCTCTCCAAGGGGTTCAGGCCCGGGTGGAATGAAGCAAAAGGATGGGGGCCAGCAGTGGGGGGGATGGTGAGGGCACTGTGCCGGGCGAAGTGCTCCATGGGGTTGGTGGCTGGGTGCAGGGGGTCCAGCTCCGGGGGCTTCACCTCAAAGCCCGGCTTCATCCTCTCCCGCAACTCGCGCTCCCGGATCTCCCGCTCTCGGATCTCGCGTTCCCGGAGCTCCCGCTCACGGATGGTGGGGTCAACATTGTAGAGGCCAGGCATGTGGTAGGCCAGTAAGGGGTCGGTGGGGTTGAGGGGCATGTAGAAGGGGTGGTTGCGGTTGGTGGGCGACATGACGTGGGGCCGTGCATACTCGCTCAGAGTCCGGAGGGCAGGCGTGTCGGGCCCAATGTACGGGGGCACTGCGGCAATGGTGGTGGGTGGGGGCTCGAAGGATGGCCGCATGTGGCCAGGACCACTGAGCTGGGGATCGCTGAGACGGCCTTCATGTGCTGAGCTGGACGCCTTCTGCTGCAGGAGAGGAGAGCATGAACCTGGCGCTTTCATTGCAGAGGTGGGCCCTGCCCTGCTCCCATCCTGCATCCCAACCTGAGTCCTGGCCCAGGACTGACTGGCCAGGCACAGGGACATGATCCAGACCCTGCTGGGGCCACACGTGCCTTAGTCTCACTTGCCTGCCAGCTTCCCCTGTCCCTTGATGAGTTTACGTATCTCGGAGAGAATGTGTATGGGTATCTGAGTGTGTATCCGTGAGTGAGAGCGAGAGCCAGTGAAAGAGAGATGGAAAGATAGGGAAGAGAGAGCATGCACCAGGTGCTAAGAGGCTAGGggtccctctccttcaccccagAGGCAGGTGCCTGGTGACCCAGCCTATGATGGCACCACTGTGCAGCGCTGATGGAGGGAACTGACATGGTCTGGTCACAGCTCAGAGTACTTGGCTCTTCTCCCAGATGCTCCCTTTAGTTTCTCTTACGCTCCTTCAAATTACTGGAGAAGGGCAAGTCCCTTCCTGGAAGGTCTCCCCACCCCCATGCCAAAGCTCTGCCCACCCCCACGCAGGCTGTCACCAAGTGACAGCCTGTGGATCAGCTTGGCCCTGCAAGGGAGAAGCGAAGGGGTATGTGGCAAGCATCTGGGGAAAGAGCAAGGCTGAGCACTGGCTCTACCAGGTGCCAAGTGGGGTGGCTCAGGGACGTGCGACATCCTCAGAAAATCTTGGGGTTCAGGCCTTTAAATAGCACCCCACCCTCTGGCTGCCATGAAGACAAACCAGGTGGTTCCCAACACAGGGGTTACAGCCACACCCCTCTGGGTCTGGCCAGTGCACTCCTCCTGCACACACAGGAAATGGGGTCTGGGCCACCCCCACCCAGCCCGACACCAGGACTCACAGCTGCACGCTCGGCCTCGCGCTCGCGCTCGCGCTCCCGCTCAcgctctttctccttctccttctcacgCTCCCGCTCCTCACGGGCTTTCTGCTCAGCCTCCCGCTTGGCCTTCTCAATGGCCTCCTCCCTCTTCTTGGCCAGTTTGGACCCCGCCAGAGGCATGAAGTACAGGTCTGTCCGTGCACACGAGTTGTAGCCCCGGTCCAGGTGTTTGTAGAACCTGAGAATGACCACACCTCTCACTAGAGGCCTCTGCTGAGGCCTCACCTGCCAGGCTCCCACCCAACCCCACCTGTCCCCCACTTGCTGCCCACCTGCCCAGGGCCTAGACTCCTAGGAGCCATACCTGGCCGACTGGCTGGCATGGCTGGGGGTGTCCACCACGGTGGGCTCCGGGGATGGGCTccttggtgggggcggggggctcTCTGGCTCCTCGGCCTCTTCCAGAGCCTCTTCCTTTATCTGGACAGTGGGGAGAGGGCAGGACGTGCCCCCAGGCATGCTGCCCCctgaagaaacagcagcagagcagGGTGGCTGGGCCGAGGTACCAGGTCCCGCAGGTGGAGTGGAGGTGGAGGGGCAGGCCGGAGGGGTGATGGAAGGAGGGCCCCCAGGGACAAAGGGGTGCTGAGCGAATGAGGGCTGGGGGGCCACCTGGTGTAGGCCTGATGTGGGGTGGGCAGCAGCAGTGGGGGGCAGGCTCTGGCTCTGGGTCAGCACGGGGGGCTGGGCGGGGGAGGAGGGCAAAGGCTGGCTCTGTGGCATGAGCTGCAGGGGTGGAGGGTGGGCCGAGGGGGGGTGGTGTGTGGACAGGGAGCTCAGGGGCTTCAGTGCTGGTGGGGGCGGTAGGTTGGCATTCATGGAGAAGGGGGAGGGCCCTGAGAGGTGAGGTGGGTGCTTGTGCGCCTGTGGTGCAGGCAGTTGGGGAATGGGCGTGGTGGGGGGGGGCTTGATGTGAGGCATGGCCAAGGGGGCCGGTGGCAAGGGCTGCTCACGTGGGGGCTGCTGTGACTGCAATGCTGCCTGAGAGGCAGGGAGCTGCAGGGTGCTATGAGGGTGGGCTGCTGCCTGAGGGGCCCCTAGGGGGGCCTGGCCTTGGGTGGCCTGGGGAGGGAGGCCAAAGGGCTGAGGCGGGCCCGGATGCTGCAACAGAGGACCAGCCTGTAAACTGTGAGGGCCAGGTGGGCCCTGACTGTGCAGGGAGGGCTGGGCGTGAGGCTGGGCTGTGGTCTGGCCAGCCGGCCCGGTCAGAGGCTGCAGCGGAGGATGTGGTGAGGGCAGCCGCTGAGGGTGCAGGGCGGGTGCCTGCTGGATGTGGGTGTGGGGAGCAGGTGCCGTGGAAGCCTGCGGCTGGTTTGGAGGCTGGGAAGCTGAGGGGGAGCCCTGGGGAAGACCTGCTGGGACAGAGGGCGTGGGCCCTGAAGTGGAGTGCTGGGTGGCTCCTGGCGGGGCTGTGGAGGGAGTTGGGGCTGCCCCACTGGGAGCCTgcaaggctgggggctgggccTGCAGCATCTGCTGCTGAGCCGAGGAGTCCGAGTCACTCTCGTTGTCCTGGGGGCTGGGGATGCTGGGGGACGTGCTGCGATTGTCCTGGTCGATGTCTTTGGGGTCACTGCTGCCCTCATCATTGACACTGCGACTGTCTGAACTCTCTCCCTCGCCTTCAGATGGTGAGTTGGGCCGGCTGATCTCCTAGAGCCCGAGAGAAGAAGGATGAAGGCTGCAGGAGAGTAGGGCCACTCTCTGCCCAGCACTGCTAGCACCAGACACACAATAAAACTTGCACAGGTGAAGCAGCAAGGTGGGCCCCACACTGTCCTGGGCCATGACTCTAGCGGCCTCCCTGAGAGACAGGGTACTGCCAGTCCCCAGTGAGATCTGGGCTGGGGCTTCTCAACAGGCATTATGGCGGCCAGCTGTACTCAACAGGGCTCAGCTGCAAAACTCACCTGGGTCTTGGTTTTCTTGGAGTTGGTCCTGTCCACCTCCTCCGTGTCTGAGGCTACCTTCTCCCGCTGGCGCTTGGTGCTCTTAAGAGGCGATGAGGCTTCTTCCTTAACCTTCTGTAGTGGGGAAGCCCACAGGGGCACGTCAGGCCAAGAGAGCACGTCCCATCAGCCTCAGTGAGGAGATGGTGACAGCTCGAAGACCCTCTGCTCCCTCACTCTGAGCTCATCTCCAGACGCAAGCAGGGCCAGGAAGGAACATGTATCCGGGAATGGGAATCACTTTGCATTGTGGGGAGGGAGACCTTCCAACTGCCTCCACTCTGCCTCTGAGGCCTTGGGAAACTGAAGGCCTTGGGAAACTGAAAGCAGAGGAAGCTCCCAGAGGGGAAGGACCAAAGGTCAGTGCAGGGAGCTCAGCTGGATGCCCTCtctctaggacccaggcctccaaTCTGCAGCCTTCAGGCCAGGGCAATCCTGGTGCCCCAGAGAGGATCCACTAAGGAGCTGTGGCCCAGGCTGAGAGAACTGAACACCAACTCCAGCCACACCAGGTTTTAATGGGAGGGGGGACTAAGCAGCCCCCAGCTGCCTGTCCCCAGCACCTCACCTTGGCCGATTTCTTCACTGTCTCTGATTTACTGTCATTGCTGGAGGTGCTGGCAGCGCTGGGTGAGTTCCGGCCACTGGAGCGGATGTCTTCATTGATGGGTGAGGCACGACCATCAGGACTGGCTGGTTGCTTCTTCCGACCACTGCGTAGTGTAGACATCTGCCACCCCAAACAGGAGGCTGGTGAGATTGGATTCCCACTCCCCGCAGGGACCCATCTGAGCCCAACATACACACGGAGCCCACCTTCTCTGGTAGCAAATGGAGCCCCCTGGCCAGCAGTAGGGACCCTGCCTCTCCCTCATTGCTCTGGAGGTTGACTGGCGCTATGGCGGGAGGTGAGGTGACTGAGTGGGCTCACATGGAAAAGACAGCAATTCTCAACTTAGACCCAAAGCATTCATCTCAAGAGACCACCCTGGAAGATGTCTGCTGGAAATGACGAGGCTTTCTGAGAGGCAGGAAGTCAGCCAGGGCAGTGTGCTCTCCAACTTTCTCCATACTGACAAGTACACACAAGCCATCTCTGAATCACCTCATGCTTTCTGTTTATTCCATGTAACTGCCCACTCTCCCAATGCAACCAAACTAAACCCTTGCTGACTTACTCTGACAGGATGGGAAGTGACCCAAAGAGATGAAGCTGCCAAATAACGTAGCTCAACTCCTAAAACCACCATTCCTGCAAAgccttgatggctcagagactatGGCACAATGCTGAACGttggttcaccagcccctcctaGACGAGCAGCAGCTAGGCTGCCAGGAGACAGCAGCC
This DNA window, taken from Elephas maximus indicus isolate mEleMax1 chromosome 3, mEleMax1 primary haplotype, whole genome shotgun sequence, encodes the following:
- the RERE gene encoding arginine-glutamic acid dipeptide repeats protein isoform X1, with product MTADKDKDKDKDKEKDRDRDRDRERDKRDKARESENSRPRRSCTLEGGAKNYAESDHSEDEDNDNNSATTEESTKKNKKKPPKKKSRYERTDTGEITSYITEDDVVYKPGDCVYIESRRPNTPYFICSIQDFKLVHNSQACCRSPTPALCDPPACSLPVASQPPQHLSEAGRGPVGSKRDHLLMNVKWYYRQSEVPDSVYQHLVQDRHNENDSGRELVITDPVIKNRELFISDYVDTYHAAALRGKCNISHFSDIFAAREFKARVDSFFYILGYNPETRRLNSTQGEIRVGPSHQAKLPDLQPFPSPDGDTVTQHEELVWMPGVNDCDLLMYLRAARSMAAFAGMCDGGSTEDGCVAASRDDTTLNALNTLHESGYDAGKALQRLVKKPVPKLIEKCWTEDEVKRFVKGLRQYGKNFFRIRKELLPNKETGELITFYYYWKKTPEAASSRAHRRHRRQAVFRRIKTRTASTPVNTPSRPPSSEFLDLSSASEDDFDSEDSEQELKGYACRHCFTTTSKDWHHGGRENILLCTDCRIHFKKYGELPPIEKPVDPPPFMFKPVKEEDDGLSGKHSMRTRRSRGSMSTLRSGRKKQPASPDGRASPINEDIRSSGRNSPSAASTSSNDSKSETVKKSAKKVKEEASSPLKSTKRQREKVASDTEEVDRTNSKKTKTQEISRPNSPSEGEGESSDSRSVNDEGSSDPKDIDQDNRSTSPSIPSPQDNESDSDSSAQQQMLQAQPPALQAPSGAAPTPSTAPPGATQHSTSGPTPSVPAGLPQGSPSASQPPNQPQASTAPAPHTHIQQAPALHPQRLPSPHPPLQPLTGPAGQTTAQPHAQPSLHSQGPPGPHSLQAGPLLQHPGPPQPFGLPPQATQGQAPLGAPQAAAHPHSTLQLPASQAALQSQQPPREQPLPPAPLAMPHIKPPPTTPIPQLPAPQAHKHPPHLSGPSPFSMNANLPPPPALKPLSSLSTHHPPSAHPPPLQLMPQSQPLPSSPAQPPVLTQSQSLPPTAAAHPTSGLHQVAPQPSFAQHPFVPGGPPSITPPACPSTSTPPAGPGTSAQPPCSAAVSSGGSMPGGTSCPLPTVQIKEEALEEAEEPESPPPPPRSPSPEPTVVDTPSHASQSARFYKHLDRGYNSCARTDLYFMPLAGSKLAKKREEAIEKAKREAEQKAREEREREKEKEKEREREREREREAERAAQKASSSAHEGRLSDPQLSGPGHMRPSFEPPPTTIAAVPPYIGPDTPALRTLSEYARPHVMSPTNRNHPFYMPLNPTDPLLAYHMPGLYNVDPTIRERELREREIREREIRERELRERMKPGFEVKPPELDPLHPATNPMEHFARHSALTIPPTAGPHPFASFHPGLNPLERERLALAGPQLRPEMSYPDRLAAERIHAERMASLTSDPLARLQMFNVTPHHHQHSHIHSHLHLHQQDPLHQGSAGPVHPLVDPLTAGPHLARFPYPPGTLPNPLLGQPPHEHEMLRHPVFGTPYPRDLPGAIPPPMSAAHQLQAMHAQSAELQRLAMEQQWLHGHPHMHGGHLPSQEDYYSRLKKEGDKQL